Proteins encoded together in one Anticarsia gemmatalis isolate Benzon Research Colony breed Stoneville strain chromosome 1, ilAntGemm2 primary, whole genome shotgun sequence window:
- the Rab32 gene encoding RAS oncogene family member Rab32 isoform X1: MRDEEPPLPPASPSPARSGPSRLRRTLHTLRTPFRPGSPFHIGLIKRTGSSKSVVSDGEITRDERTMRKRNKKQREAAAAAAVSDASRSTDSSPSIDKKKKEGGGSFIRRMGSIGKKRPSDTSQPPITIQPDTAESSTPDNTPTPPPEPVLPKLATSEIATPELATPEPPTPEPTSPIAVEHPVATRPFTKAAWKRTTELEMEKPVEEPSPENALRRRIAFVTQASAALSEEHDDGDGDGDGDGDGERGGARVGSLEEAVALARVRLAVAAPPSPAQSHDDDTEEEGYTDAMPAYGDLIEPSGDGAPSHASPSAERREHLYKILVIGELGTGKTSIIKRYVHQFFSQHYRATIGVDFALKVLNWDANTIIRLQLWDIAGQERFGNMTRVYYKEAVGAFIVFDVSRVATFDAVVKWKNDLDAKVQLPDGSPIPCILLANKCDQQKEGIVNSQAKMDEYCREKGFAGWFETSAKENINIEEAARSLVNKILLNDKLLQSNDNRDGDKFALEHKIANGENSRDGLTKSCSC; encoded by the exons ATGCGGGACGAGGAGCCCCCCCTGCCGCCCGCGTCGCCCTCCCCCGCACGCAGCGGGCCCTCGCGCCTCCGCCGCACTCTACACACGCTGCGGACGCCGTTCCGCCCCGGTTCGCCCTTCCACATCGGCTTGATCAAGCGCACCGGCTCCTCTAAGTCCGTCGTCTCAGACGGCGAGATCACCCGCGACGAACGCACGATGCGTAAACGTAACAAGAAACAACGcgaggccgccgccgccgcggccgtCAGCGACGCTTCCCGCAGCACCGACAGCTCGCCCAGCATCGACAAGAAAAAAAAGGAGGGAGGCGGCAGTTTCATTCGCAGAATGGGAAGTATAGGCAAAAAACGCCCAAGTGACACGTCTCAACCACCCATCACGATACAACCGGACACCGCCGAGTCGTCGACTCCGGATAACACCCCTACGCCACCCCCAGAACCCGTATTGCCTAAATTAGCGACATCTGAAATCGCAACGCCCGAACTGGCGACACCCGAACCGCCAACCCCTGAACCTACGAGCCCGATCGCGGTGGAACACCCCGTCGCGACGAGGCCTTTTACGAAAGCCGCGTGGAAACGCACCACTGAACTGGAAATGGAAAAGCCCGTGGAGGAGCCGAGCCCGGAAAATGCACTGCGGAGGCGCATCGCGTTCGTGACGCAAGCGTCGGCTGCGCTGTCGGAGGAGCACGACGACGGTGACGGTGACGGCGACGGCGACGGCGACGGAGAGAGGGGAGGCGCCAGGGTGGGGTCGCTGGAGGAGGCGGTGGCGCTGGCGCGCGTCAGGCTCGCGGTGGCCGCGCCGCCCTCGCCGGCGCAGTCGCACGACGACGACACGGAAGAGGAGGGGTACACGGACGCGATGCCCGCGTACGGGGACCTCATCGAGCCCAGCGGCGACGGCGCCCCG TCACACGCATCTCCCAGCGCCGAGCGTAGGGAGCACTTGTACAAGATCCTGGTCATCGGGGAGCTTGGCACGGGGAAGACGTCCATCATCAAACGATATGTGCACCAGTTCTTCAGCCAACACTACCGGGCGACCATCGGAGTGGACTTCGCGTTGAAGGTCCTCAATTGGGATGCGAATACTATTATTCGGTTGCAGCTATGGGATATTGCGG GTCAGGAGAGGTTCGGCAACATGACCCGCGTGTACTACAAGGAGGCGGTGGGCGCGTTCATCGTGTTCGACGTGTCGCGCGTCGCCACCTTCGACGCCGTCGTCAAGTGGAAGAACGACCTCGACGCCAAGGTGCAGCTGCCGGACGGATCACCCATACCTTGCATATTACTTGCGAATAAG TGTGATCAACAAAAAGAAGGCATAGTGAACTCGCAGGCCAAGATGGATGAGTACTGTCGCGAGAAAGGGTTCGCGGGCTGGTTCGAGACCTCTGCCAAAGAGAACATCAACATCGAGGAGGCCGCGCGCTCACTAGTTAATAAG ATACTATTAAACGATAAACTTCTTCAAAGCAACGACAACAGGGACGGTGACAAATTCGCGCTTGAACACAAAATAGCTAACGGTGAGAACAGCAGGGACGGCCTCACCAAGTCATGCTCGTGCTGA
- the Rab32 gene encoding RAS oncogene family member Rab32 isoform X4, with protein MTFEEAVDDSYLTVCECCGFSAETTVLFPSHASPSAERREHLYKILVIGELGTGKTSIIKRYVHQFFSQHYRATIGVDFALKVLNWDANTIIRLQLWDIAGQERFGNMTRVYYKEAVGAFIVFDVSRVATFDAVVKWKNDLDAKVQLPDGSPIPCILLANKCDQQKEGIVNSQAKMDEYCREKGFAGWFETSAKENINIEEAARSLVNKILLNDKLLQSNDNRDGDKFALEHKIANGENSRDGLTKSCSC; from the exons ATGACCTTCGAGGAGGCGGTTGACGACTCGTATCTAACGGTGTGCGAGTGCTGCGGCTTCAGCGCCGAGACGACCGTGTTGTTCCCA TCACACGCATCTCCCAGCGCCGAGCGTAGGGAGCACTTGTACAAGATCCTGGTCATCGGGGAGCTTGGCACGGGGAAGACGTCCATCATCAAACGATATGTGCACCAGTTCTTCAGCCAACACTACCGGGCGACCATCGGAGTGGACTTCGCGTTGAAGGTCCTCAATTGGGATGCGAATACTATTATTCGGTTGCAGCTATGGGATATTGCGG GTCAGGAGAGGTTCGGCAACATGACCCGCGTGTACTACAAGGAGGCGGTGGGCGCGTTCATCGTGTTCGACGTGTCGCGCGTCGCCACCTTCGACGCCGTCGTCAAGTGGAAGAACGACCTCGACGCCAAGGTGCAGCTGCCGGACGGATCACCCATACCTTGCATATTACTTGCGAATAAG TGTGATCAACAAAAAGAAGGCATAGTGAACTCGCAGGCCAAGATGGATGAGTACTGTCGCGAGAAAGGGTTCGCGGGCTGGTTCGAGACCTCTGCCAAAGAGAACATCAACATCGAGGAGGCCGCGCGCTCACTAGTTAATAAG ATACTATTAAACGATAAACTTCTTCAAAGCAACGACAACAGGGACGGTGACAAATTCGCGCTTGAACACAAAATAGCTAACGGTGAGAACAGCAGGGACGGCCTCACCAAGTCATGCTCGTGCTGA
- the Rab32 gene encoding RAS oncogene family member Rab32 isoform X8, whose amino-acid sequence MPFSHASPSAERREHLYKILVIGELGTGKTSIIKRYVHQFFSQHYRATIGVDFALKVLNWDANTIIRLQLWDIAGQERFGNMTRVYYKEAVGAFIVFDVSRVATFDAVVKWKNDLDAKVQLPDGSPIPCILLANKCDQQKEGIVNSQAKMDEYCREKGFAGWFETSAKENINIEEAARSLVNKILLNDKLLQSNDNRDGDKFALEHKIANGENSRDGLTKSCSC is encoded by the exons ATGCCCTTC TCACACGCATCTCCCAGCGCCGAGCGTAGGGAGCACTTGTACAAGATCCTGGTCATCGGGGAGCTTGGCACGGGGAAGACGTCCATCATCAAACGATATGTGCACCAGTTCTTCAGCCAACACTACCGGGCGACCATCGGAGTGGACTTCGCGTTGAAGGTCCTCAATTGGGATGCGAATACTATTATTCGGTTGCAGCTATGGGATATTGCGG GTCAGGAGAGGTTCGGCAACATGACCCGCGTGTACTACAAGGAGGCGGTGGGCGCGTTCATCGTGTTCGACGTGTCGCGCGTCGCCACCTTCGACGCCGTCGTCAAGTGGAAGAACGACCTCGACGCCAAGGTGCAGCTGCCGGACGGATCACCCATACCTTGCATATTACTTGCGAATAAG TGTGATCAACAAAAAGAAGGCATAGTGAACTCGCAGGCCAAGATGGATGAGTACTGTCGCGAGAAAGGGTTCGCGGGCTGGTTCGAGACCTCTGCCAAAGAGAACATCAACATCGAGGAGGCCGCGCGCTCACTAGTTAATAAG ATACTATTAAACGATAAACTTCTTCAAAGCAACGACAACAGGGACGGTGACAAATTCGCGCTTGAACACAAAATAGCTAACGGTGAGAACAGCAGGGACGGCCTCACCAAGTCATGCTCGTGCTGA
- the Rab32 gene encoding RAS oncogene family member Rab32 isoform X6 — protein MMYAEEAYEAELNGSLKSHASPSAERREHLYKILVIGELGTGKTSIIKRYVHQFFSQHYRATIGVDFALKVLNWDANTIIRLQLWDIAGQERFGNMTRVYYKEAVGAFIVFDVSRVATFDAVVKWKNDLDAKVQLPDGSPIPCILLANKCDQQKEGIVNSQAKMDEYCREKGFAGWFETSAKENINIEEAARSLVNKILLNDKLLQSNDNRDGDKFALEHKIANGENSRDGLTKSCSC, from the exons TCACACGCATCTCCCAGCGCCGAGCGTAGGGAGCACTTGTACAAGATCCTGGTCATCGGGGAGCTTGGCACGGGGAAGACGTCCATCATCAAACGATATGTGCACCAGTTCTTCAGCCAACACTACCGGGCGACCATCGGAGTGGACTTCGCGTTGAAGGTCCTCAATTGGGATGCGAATACTATTATTCGGTTGCAGCTATGGGATATTGCGG GTCAGGAGAGGTTCGGCAACATGACCCGCGTGTACTACAAGGAGGCGGTGGGCGCGTTCATCGTGTTCGACGTGTCGCGCGTCGCCACCTTCGACGCCGTCGTCAAGTGGAAGAACGACCTCGACGCCAAGGTGCAGCTGCCGGACGGATCACCCATACCTTGCATATTACTTGCGAATAAG TGTGATCAACAAAAAGAAGGCATAGTGAACTCGCAGGCCAAGATGGATGAGTACTGTCGCGAGAAAGGGTTCGCGGGCTGGTTCGAGACCTCTGCCAAAGAGAACATCAACATCGAGGAGGCCGCGCGCTCACTAGTTAATAAG ATACTATTAAACGATAAACTTCTTCAAAGCAACGACAACAGGGACGGTGACAAATTCGCGCTTGAACACAAAATAGCTAACGGTGAGAACAGCAGGGACGGCCTCACCAAGTCATGCTCGTGCTGA
- the Rab32 gene encoding RAS oncogene family member Rab32 isoform X5 produces MSLLSSADVGTLRPNHVVMLRSHASPSAERREHLYKILVIGELGTGKTSIIKRYVHQFFSQHYRATIGVDFALKVLNWDANTIIRLQLWDIAGQERFGNMTRVYYKEAVGAFIVFDVSRVATFDAVVKWKNDLDAKVQLPDGSPIPCILLANKCDQQKEGIVNSQAKMDEYCREKGFAGWFETSAKENINIEEAARSLVNKILLNDKLLQSNDNRDGDKFALEHKIANGENSRDGLTKSCSC; encoded by the exons ATGTCCTTACTCTCGTCGGCTGATGTAGGCACCCTTCGTCCAAATCACGTTGTCATGCTCAGG TCACACGCATCTCCCAGCGCCGAGCGTAGGGAGCACTTGTACAAGATCCTGGTCATCGGGGAGCTTGGCACGGGGAAGACGTCCATCATCAAACGATATGTGCACCAGTTCTTCAGCCAACACTACCGGGCGACCATCGGAGTGGACTTCGCGTTGAAGGTCCTCAATTGGGATGCGAATACTATTATTCGGTTGCAGCTATGGGATATTGCGG GTCAGGAGAGGTTCGGCAACATGACCCGCGTGTACTACAAGGAGGCGGTGGGCGCGTTCATCGTGTTCGACGTGTCGCGCGTCGCCACCTTCGACGCCGTCGTCAAGTGGAAGAACGACCTCGACGCCAAGGTGCAGCTGCCGGACGGATCACCCATACCTTGCATATTACTTGCGAATAAG TGTGATCAACAAAAAGAAGGCATAGTGAACTCGCAGGCCAAGATGGATGAGTACTGTCGCGAGAAAGGGTTCGCGGGCTGGTTCGAGACCTCTGCCAAAGAGAACATCAACATCGAGGAGGCCGCGCGCTCACTAGTTAATAAG ATACTATTAAACGATAAACTTCTTCAAAGCAACGACAACAGGGACGGTGACAAATTCGCGCTTGAACACAAAATAGCTAACGGTGAGAACAGCAGGGACGGCCTCACCAAGTCATGCTCGTGCTGA
- the Rab32 gene encoding RAS oncogene family member Rab32 isoform X7: protein MKMSPKQKASNSSHASPSAERREHLYKILVIGELGTGKTSIIKRYVHQFFSQHYRATIGVDFALKVLNWDANTIIRLQLWDIAGQERFGNMTRVYYKEAVGAFIVFDVSRVATFDAVVKWKNDLDAKVQLPDGSPIPCILLANKCDQQKEGIVNSQAKMDEYCREKGFAGWFETSAKENINIEEAARSLVNKILLNDKLLQSNDNRDGDKFALEHKIANGENSRDGLTKSCSC from the exons ATGAAGATGTCTCCGAAGCAGAAAGCTAGTAACAGC TCACACGCATCTCCCAGCGCCGAGCGTAGGGAGCACTTGTACAAGATCCTGGTCATCGGGGAGCTTGGCACGGGGAAGACGTCCATCATCAAACGATATGTGCACCAGTTCTTCAGCCAACACTACCGGGCGACCATCGGAGTGGACTTCGCGTTGAAGGTCCTCAATTGGGATGCGAATACTATTATTCGGTTGCAGCTATGGGATATTGCGG GTCAGGAGAGGTTCGGCAACATGACCCGCGTGTACTACAAGGAGGCGGTGGGCGCGTTCATCGTGTTCGACGTGTCGCGCGTCGCCACCTTCGACGCCGTCGTCAAGTGGAAGAACGACCTCGACGCCAAGGTGCAGCTGCCGGACGGATCACCCATACCTTGCATATTACTTGCGAATAAG TGTGATCAACAAAAAGAAGGCATAGTGAACTCGCAGGCCAAGATGGATGAGTACTGTCGCGAGAAAGGGTTCGCGGGCTGGTTCGAGACCTCTGCCAAAGAGAACATCAACATCGAGGAGGCCGCGCGCTCACTAGTTAATAAG ATACTATTAAACGATAAACTTCTTCAAAGCAACGACAACAGGGACGGTGACAAATTCGCGCTTGAACACAAAATAGCTAACGGTGAGAACAGCAGGGACGGCCTCACCAAGTCATGCTCGTGCTGA